Proteins found in one Gadus macrocephalus chromosome 23, ASM3116895v1 genomic segment:
- the pfkpa gene encoding ATP-dependent 6-phosphofructokinase, platelet type isoform X1, which yields MAQPDSKKVFFENLTGAGKAIAVLTSGGDAQGMNAAVRAVVRMGIYVGAKVYFIREGYQGMVDGGEDNIKEATWESVSSMLQVGGTVIGSARCKEFRSHEGRLRAAHHLVEKGITNLCVIGGDGSLTGANLFREEWSGLLAELVEQGLISQDSSQKHSALHIVGMVGSIDNDFCGTDMTIGTDSALHRIIEVVDAIMTTAQSHQRTFVLEVMGRHCGYLALVSALACGADWVLIPEMPPEDGWEDKMCQKLSANRAGMKRLNIIIVAEGAIGRNNKPITTDYVKDLVVKCLGFDTRVTILGHVQRGGTPSAFDRILASRMGVEAVMALLETTANTPACVVSLCGNQSVRLPLMECVQMTQEVQKAMDEKKFEEAVKLRGRSFENNLRTYKLLAHRKPESELPVSNFNVAILNVGAPAAGMNAAVRSAVRVGISEGHKMFAVSDGFEGLYKGQIKEIKWADVGGWTGQGGSLLGTKRTLPAKHVDKIAEQMRLHNINALLVIGGFEAFECLLQLYDARATHEDFCIPMCMLPATISNNVPGTDLSIGADTALNAIVETCDRIKQSASGTKRRVFIIETMGGYCGYLASVGGLAAGADAAYIYEEPFDIRDLQSNVEHLTEKMKTSIQRGLVLRNENSNENYTTDFIYQLYSEEGRGVFDCRKNVLGHMQQGGAPSPFDRNFGTKISAKAMQWITKKLTETFRQGRVFANTEDSCCLLGMRRRNLVFQPVVQLKDDTDFVHRIPKEQWWLKLRPLMKILAKYRTSYDVSDSGQLEHVVRNRPKESDASVAM from the exons ATGGCGCAGCCAGACAGCAAGAAGGTCTTCTTTGAGAACCTGACGGGCGCGGGGAAAGCCATCGCGGTGCTGACGAGTGGCGGGGATGCTCAAG GGATGAATGCTGCGGTGCGTGCAGTCGTCCGAATGGGAATATACGTCGGGGCAAAGGTCTACTTCATCCGTGAG GGCTATCAGGGGATGGTGGATGGAGGAGAAGACAACATTAAGGAGGCCACATGGGAAAGCGTCTCCAGCATGCTACAAGTG GGGGGCACCGTCATCGGCAGCGCCCGCTGCAAGGAGTTCCGCTCGCACGAGGGCCGCCTGAGGGCCGCGCACCACCTGGTGGAGAAGGGCATCACCAACCTGTGTGTGATCGGGGGGGACGGCAGTCTCACGGGGGCCAACCTGTTCAGGGAGGAGTGGAGCGGGCTGCTGGCCGAGCTGGTGGAGCAAG GCCTGATCAGCCAGGACTCGTCCCAGAAGCACTCGGCCCTTCACATCGTGGGCATGGTGGGCTCCATCGACAACGACTTCTGCGGCACGGACATGACCATCGGCACAGACTCGGCCCTGCACCGCATCATCGAGGTGGTGGACGCCATCATGACCACTGCCCAGAg TCACCAGAGGACGTTTGTGTTGGAGGTCATGGGACGGCACTGTGG GTACCTGGCCCTGGTGAGCGCGCTGGCCTGCGGAGCGGACTGGGTGCTGATCCCTGAGATGCCCCCTGAGGACGGCTGGGAGGACAAGATGTGTCAGAAGCTGTCTGCG AATCGAGCAGGCATGAAAAGGCTGAATATCATAATTGTAGCCGAGGGAGCGATCGGTCGAAACAACAAGCCCATAACCACTGACTATGTAAAGGAT CTTGTTGTCAAATGCTTGGGCTTCGACACTCGCGTGACCATCCTCGGTCATGTCCAGAGGGGAGGCACGCCGTCCGCCTTCGACCGCATCCTG gCCAGTCGTATGGGTGTGGAGGCAGTGATGGCGCTGCTGGAGACGACCGCCAACACCCCAGCCTGCGTGGTCTCCCTCTGTGGAAACCAGTCGGTGCGTCTGCCTCTGATGGAGTGTGTGCAGATG ACTCAGGAAGTACAGAAGGCCATGGACGAGAAGAAGTTTGAAGAGGCAGTGAAGCTTCGCGGCAG GAGTTTTGAAAACAACCTGCGGACCTACAAGCTACTGGCCCATCGTAAACCAGAGTCTGAGCTGCCCGTT AGCAACTTCAACGTGGCCATCCTGAACGTGGGGGCACCTGCGGCCGGCATGAACGCGGCCGTGCGCTCCGCCGTCAGGGTGGGCATCTCCGAGGGACACAAGATGTTCGCCGTCAGCGACGGCTTCGAGGGGCTCTACAAGGGACAG ATCAAGGAGATCAAGTGGGCCGACGTAGGTGGATGGACCGGTCAAGGTGGATCTTTGCTGGGTACCAAGCG CACGCTCCCAGCGAAACACGTTGACAAAATTGCCGAGCAGATGCGACTGCATAACATAAACGCACTGCTTGTTATCGGGGGATTTGAG GCCTTTGAGTGTCTGCTGCAGCTGTACGACGCTCGGGCCACGCATGAGGACTTTTGCATCCCCATGTGTATGCTGCCCGCCACCATTAGTAACAACGTGCCCGGCACTGATCTGAGTATCGGGGCCGACACGGCCCTCAATGCCATCGTGGAG acttgTGACCGCATCAAGCAGTCTGCCAGCGGAACCAAGAGGCGCGTGTTTATCATTGAGACCATGGGGGGTTACTGCGGCTATCTGGCCAGCGTGGGCGGGCTGGCCGCAGGCGCCGACGCCGCCTACATCTACGAAGAACCCTTCGACATCAGAGACCTGCAG TCCAACGTGGAACATTTAACAGAGAAGATGAAGACCAGTATCCAGAGAGGCCTAGTCCTCAG AAACGAGAACAGTAATGAAAACTACACAACAGACTTCATCTACCAGCTGTACTCTGAAGAAGGCAGGGGGGTGTTTGACTGCAGGAAGAACGTACTGGGACACATGCAGCAG GGAGGGGCACCGTCTCCGTTCGACCGCAACTTCGGGACCAAGATCTCGGCAAAGGCCATGCAGTGGATCACCAAGAAGCTGACGGAGACGTTCAGACAAG GCCGGGTGTTTGCCAACACGGAGGACTCGTGCTGCCTGCTGGGGATGCGCCGCAGGAACCTGGTCTTCCAGCCCGTGGTGCAGCTCAAAGACGACACAGACTTTGT ccaCAGAATCCCCAAGGAGCAGTGGTGGCTGAAGCTCCGCCCCCTCATGAAGATCCTGGCCAAGTACCGGACCAGCTACGACGTGTCCGACTCGGGCCAGCTGGAGCACGTGGTGCGCAACCGGCCCAAGGAGTCGGACGCCTCCGTGGCCATGTGA